Genomic segment of Bubalus kerabau isolate K-KA32 ecotype Philippines breed swamp buffalo chromosome 6, PCC_UOA_SB_1v2, whole genome shotgun sequence:
TCCCCAGGAGCACTTAACTGCCAACGCCCACCTAAGTTTACCCTTAGCCCCGTCTTCTCGGAAGCAGGGACACACAGTTCCCTGCTGGTGTCCCTGAGACGCTGTGTTGCGATGCCCACTTAGCCCATTCCAGCATCCCCGGATCACACCCAGATCACTCAGCAGCTGGGGTGGGAAGCCTGGAACCTGGTCTTGAACTTGACTGGGGGTCTGAGAAGGCTGGATGGGCCCAGGGCCGGGGTGTTGCTGTGTAGCTCCTCAGGCTAGGATTCTTGAAGGGGGAGCAAGACTGGGGAGTCTGGGGCTAcagaagggtgggggtggggctggagttCCCATACCACATTCTCATACTGCTCTCTGGGGCCCCTGTGTACCCTGAACCTGCCGACCTACCAGCAGAGGAAGGGTCCTGCAAAAAAAACACTGCCCAGAGGCTGCCCTGCTGATCCAGCCCCTGCCAGGGTTGGGGTGAGAGGCTCCTGGAGCTTCCCGAACAAGCTCCGCAGACACCCCTGCCCAGCCCTCTGGCCCTGTCCGATCTGGAGTGAGCAAAGCCCGGGCATCACGGTTTCTCCTCCGGCTAGAGGCTCTTGTGCTTTAAGCCTCAGACACTGGGGGGTGTGTAGACGCATGTGAGGGAGCGGGACCCCAGACCTTGGGGCTAGGGTCAGGGAGAAGCAGGCTGGCCGCaggggcgtgggggtgggggctgggcctcTCCTTTCCACCTCCCACGACTGCTGCCCCTCACCACCCGGTGGGCAGAGTCCCTGGTCTCCGGACAGGACATTGCTTTCCTGTCCTGGCGCCCTCTCCAGGGTGAAGGCTGCCCTGTGTGGGGAGAGGACCCCTTAGAAGTGTCACTGCCCCAGGCCCACAGACCCCCAGCAGTTCAGCTGGGGTCCGCAGGCCCTGCTGGGGAGTGTCGTGTCCCCCACTGTTGTTCCCCTCCACGGTCCCTACTGCCCTTCCCTGCGAGCCCCCAGTTCTCCCAGCTTTCTCCTGAGGGTGGCCCCCGCCGCCATCAACCTGTCCCGTCCTGGGTGGGGGGCAGCCTGGCCCTAGTAGGGGGTCCAGGGCCACACGTGGGCCCCCCCACGGCCTCCGGCAAAGCACCGCGAAGCGCCCCTTCCCAGTCGTTCAAGGCGGGGACGTCTGGTCGGACCTACCGCCCGGGGGACCTACTACACCTGTCCTTGGCCTTGCAGCCGAGGGCCCGCAGGAGCCCGCGCCCACCCTGTGGAACGAGCCCGCCGAGCTGCCGTCGGGAGAAGACCCCGTGGAGAGCACCAGCCCCGCCTGGGAGCCGGCGGTCAGCGGCCCGCCGGCGCCCACCGCCACGCCGAGCCCCGAGGACAGCACCGCGCAGGAGCGCCTGGACCAGGGCGGGGGTACGGCAGGGGCGGGAGGCGGGGAAAGTGGGGCGGAGGCTGGACATTGGGGGGGTAAGGGACGGGGGGGCACGGGCCGGGGGCACAGtgtgcgggggcggggggtgggggggggtggggggggtggggggcgggccgGGAGGAGAGGTTGGGGGCGGGCCTCTGGCTGACATGGGGACGGGGGTGGGTGTGCGGGGACGTGGGTGCAGGTCGGAGTGCGAGGGTGGGTGAGGTGGGGGGGCGGGTGCGGGCGGGGGGGGCCTCTGGCTGACCCGGCCCCCTCTCCCCGTCCTCCGCAGGCTCGCTGGGGCCCGGCGCCATCGCCGCCATCGTCATCGCCGCCCTGCTGGCCACCTGCGTGGTGTTGGCGCTCGTGGTGGTCGCGCTGAGAAAGTTTTCCGCCTCCTGAAGCGAATAAAGGGGCCGCGGTGCGGCTCGGCGGCACCCCAGGTGCGCGCCCCCCGAGTCTCCTTGTGTCCGCTCGTGTGTCGGCGAGCGGGGTGGGGGTTGCGGGGGTGTCGCCGTGCTCGCGGGGCGCGTGCGGGAGTGCACATGCGCCGGGTCCCCCGCGGGCGTGCAGGTGCGTGCAGGGGTCGTCGGGGTGCGGGAGAGGGCGTGCGGCGCGCTCCGGCCAGAGTCCGGCGGCGGCGGCCCCTGATCGTCCCCACCCCGGACTGCCCGCCGCCTGCCTCCCACCGACCCCTCCGCGGGCT
This window contains:
- the SNORC gene encoding protein SNORC, which produces MASCLALRMALLLLCGVLAPAVLTAEGPQEPAPTLWNEPAELPSGEDPVESTSPAWEPAVSGPPAPTATPSPEDSTAQERLDQGGGSLGPGAIAAIVIAALLATCVVLALVVVALRKFSAS